The segment TACCTCAAATAGCCTTCGTCTACGAGCTCAGAAATTGGTCGGTCAAAGAGATACTGTTTAGCTCCTCCCGTTGCGGCAAATTCTGGCACTGCTGCAGCTGGTCCCATCTCTACATTAAGCGGGTGCATTACCCGATACCTATGATACTCCAATGCTTCCGACCCAGGAGGCAATCCGCGAGAAGAAATAGAGGCACCCACATCACTAGCGAAACCACCATGGGGCGATCCATATCTGTCAATCATTTGTCCTGGCTTTAAAGTACCTCGATTTCGAATTCTGAAACCCTCGTTCGCAGGAAACGGCAGATTTCGTCCTGCAACAAATCGGCCACTTGTAACGTGCCGGTACCTCCTGACAGTTGCATCATAAATATATTTTGCCCCATTGGGAACCAATTCGTTAAGCGCACGTACACCCTGCCGAATCTGTACTGCGCCTACGAATGGAATGAAGAGCGCGGCACCACTGGCGAGACGCCATCCTAAGGGAAGCCGTTCTCCCGTAAACACGTCCACCCCTACAAAGGTGGCAACGCCATCTTGTAGTTCCCCCGCGATGGGCACAAACCCAGCGATGAAGCTGGCACCCTGAGCTACCGCCGGATTGGTGGCAACGTTGCTCCATGTCTGCCCGGGCGACTTCCCTGCTGAGCGAGAGGAGGAAACGAACGCCTGCGAAGTAGTGGGAGAGGATTTCTCCTCCCGTTGATTGGCACTGATGGTGGCGGAGACAACCGCTGCGGCTGCTGTGATAATGAGTTGGGCGGCGTGCGCAATGGCATACTCTACAATGGCGTGAATAACCGCGGCGATGAACCAAAAGAAATGTCCACTCGGGTCCACAAAATTGATCGGGTTGTTGCGGACGTAGGCGTAGCGATTCAGCGTTTGAGGGTCGGAGGGGTCTTGCACAAACGTGTCAGGTTGGGTGAAGCGGCCCAGCGTGGGATCGTAGTAGCGGGCGTGGTAGAAGTAAAGGCCGGTGCTAGCGTCGGCGCGTTGGCCGGTGAATTTTTGGGGGACGTTGGCGGAGCCTTCGCGGCGGTGGAGGGCGCCGTAGGGGGTGTGCTCGGCTAGCTCGACGACCTGGCCTGCTCCATCGGTTATGAGGTTGCTGCTGCCGAGGTGGTCGCTGTGGTAGAAGCGCAGCGTGCCGGTGGAATCTTTGGCGGCGATGCGCTGGCTGCCGGTAAAGACGTATTTGGTCTGTAGCCCATCTGGAGCGATCTCCAGGCTTTCTCCGAGGAAACGGGTGGTGCCAGAGGCCGTCACTTGCTTGACGCGGCCGCCGTCGCCGTCGTAGACGAAGCGGGTGGTGGGGTCGCGGGGGAGGGGCGGGGTCCAGGTGGACGCGGTGGCGACTTGGACGAAGTATGCTGCCCCGGGCTGAATTTCGGTCGCGGGGGTCAGAGAGCTGAGCGCCGCATCGTACTTTAGGATCTGCGCGGCGTCAATCGAACTGAAGATCGTGCTGAGTGCTGTCGGCTGTGTGCTGTGTGCTGGTACAAGGTGCCAGCCGGGGAGGAGCGTGGTGCTGGTTGGCTGCATGGGGAGTTTGCCGCGCAGGGTGATGGTGACGCCTTGCGGGTTCTTGCAGTAGACCTGGTAGCCTTGGCCGTATTCGAAGGTGTCGAAATCGTTGAAGACGGGGTCGTTGACGAAATGCTGGAAGCGCTGGTTGTCCGGTGTCTCGACGGCGGCGTCGAACCAGGCTACCTGCTCGAAATCGGCGGAGAAGTTCGGCAAGACGGCGCTGATATGCGCATCGTCGGGCAGCACTGGGAGCGATACGAAGTTCCAGCCAGGCTGGAAGGTGAGGGTTGCCGTCTCTTCCGGTGCGGTCTGGACCTCGATGAGGCGGTTGTCGGCATCGTAGGAGAACAGTGACTGAGTGAATGAGTGACTGGGTGACTGGGTAAAATCTTTGACGAGCAAGTTGCCGTTGGCGTCGTAGGTCAGCGCTAAACCATTGGAGGTGGAGGTGATGGCATGGGGCTTGGCTCCGCCCTGCAGGCCATAGGTCATGCCCATGCCTTCTTTGGAGGTCATGTTGCCGAGCGGGTCATAGGCGTAATTCAAGACGCCGTAGGCGCCGACGGCGCGGGTGAGGCGGTTGAGGGCGTCGTATTGGAACGACTGGGTGCCGGTGTGGGCTCGGTCGGTGATGGCGGTGACGTTGCCGAGGGCGTCAAACGTGTACGAGAAATCCTGCAGGGTAGTGCCGAGTGACGAGTGGCGAGTGACCAGTGAAGACAAACGAAGCGTCTGGGGATTGTATGTGTAATCGCTGACGGTGCCGTTGCCGTAATGGATCTTTGTGACCTGCCCCGCAGCGTTGTACTGAATGTCCTGAATCACTTCTGTCTGCTGTGTGCTGTCTGCTGTGTGCAGCATGACGGTTTCGATACCGCCCTGGGCGTTGTAGGTGTAGGCGGCGGTGTCGCCGTCCGGATAGGTGAGCGTTGTTAAGCGGCCGGGGAGATCATAGGCGCGCTGGATGGTGTAGGTGGTGCCGTCGAGGATTTTGGTTTCGGTGATCAGGCGGCCGAGCTGGTCATAGATGAAGCGGGAGGAGCCGGAGCCGTCGGCCACGCTGGTGAGTTTGCCCGTGGCGAAGGACTGCTGTGCGTCGTCGTAGGCGTAGGTGACGGGGGGTGAAGGGTCAAGGGTCGAGGGTGAAGGGATAGTGTAGGACTTCTGGGTGAGGCGGTTGAGGGCGTCGTAGGCAAAGTTGATGACCACTCCTCTGGCGTCGGTTTGGTTGGTGAGGTTGTCCACGGCGTCGTAGCCGTAAGTCCAGTGGCCCATATCCGGATCATCCATCGAGAGCTTGCGGCCGAGGGAGTCATAGGCCATGACGGTGGCATTGCCGGCATGGTCCGTCACCCGCGTGAGGCGGTTGGCGGCGTCGTACTGGTAGCGGGTGGTGTAGGTGTTGGGCGGGTTGAGCTCCTCGACGGTGACCAGGCGGCCGTAGGCGTCGGAGGCGCGGCGGGTCTGATGGCCGAGCGCATCCGTGGCGGTGACGGTCCAATCACTGTAGCTGGTGCTGGACACCGAACCGTCCGGCTCGGTGACGGTGAGGGTGCGGCCCAGCGGGTCATAGGTGGAGGAAACAAACGCCAGGGTGGAAAACGACGACTCAGAAGCGATCGGCACATACGCGGTTGAGGCGGTCGAGAGATACGAGACCCACTGCTTGACGGCCAATCCGCGGCTGTTGAGCTCGACGGCCCCGGTGACGACTTGCTTGGCCGGATCTTCCGCCGGAGCGCGGGTCTGGATGGTGCGGCCGAGGCCATCGGCAAACGCGTGAACGGTGAGCATCGCCGGCTGGCCGGACTGGATGCGGGTGCTGACGCTGGTCTTGGACGGCACGGTGGAGAGATCGTACGCATAGCTCATCGTCGGCAGCGCGGCGGTATCGAGCGGGCCGATGACGTTCGTGACCCGGCCCAAGGCGTCGTACTCGGTGGTGGTGGTCTGGTTGTTCTGGTCGGTGGAGCTGGTGACCTGCCCCAGGCGCGCGTCGTAGGCCAGCTGCCGCGAGTGGCCAAGGGCGTTTTGAATGCGCGTGAGATACGTGCCGCCGGCATCATAGGTGTTGGCCGTCGTGCGGCCCAGCGCGTCGGTCACGCCGGCGACATTGCCGTAGGCGTCATAGGCCAGGCTCGTGGCGAGCCATTGCTCCGTGGGCGCGTTGAGCCACTCCTCTTCCCTGGTGAGGTCGCCGAGCGTGGGCAGCGCCGCCGTTGATGACGCGCCGTCGTAATAGAACCGGCGCTGCGCGATGACGACGCCGGCGGCATCCAGCGTTTGGACCACGGCCGGGCGGTTCAGGATCCACGCGGTGGGATTCAGAGTGAACGCGCTCGTTGAGGTGCGCTCATCCCCCGTCACACCCACGTCCCCATCCTCAATGGTCTGCGTCACGTTGCCGTAGGCGTCATAGGTGAAGCGGCTTCGGGTCTGGCGGAAGGTGGCATCACCGTCATAGGTGAAGCTGTCGGTCTGATCCAGCCGGGTGAAATGGACGCCGGGATACATTTCCGAGCATGACCAGGTCGTGAGGCTCTTGGTCCACAGGGTGCCGGTGGCGTCGCGGAACTCGCTTTGGGCAGGCCGGCCTTTCTCGTGCTCGTCTTGCAGGAACGTCGTGCGGGTGGTGTTATTTTCCGCGTCTACGACGGTGGCGGCGGCAAATCCGCGGAATTCCTTGGTGGGGGCGTCATACACGCCGCCATCGTACTGGTAGGTCGTGCGATAGGTGTGGCCCAGGCCGTCGCCGATCGTGACCTCGTTGACCACCTGCGTGATAAACGGCAGCCGGGTGTTCGAGAGCTGCGTTGAGGGCTGATACGCCAGGGTGGTCGTGCCGCCGAGGCCGTTGGCCACATTCGTCAGCAGATCCAAGGCCACGCCCTGCGAGAGCGCCAACTGGGTGCTGCCGCTGGTGGTGTTGAAGACGGCGAAGTCCATCAGCCCGTCGCCGTTGAAATCGCCGATCTGCAGCACGTCGCTGGTGGAGGTCTGCGTAAACACGGGGGCGAGCGTGCCTTGGTCGGTGAAGCCGGCCCCGGTGGAGACGGCGAGTCGGATGCGGCCGGCGGCGCGGTCGTAGTAGAGCACGTCCGAGCGGTCGTCCTCGCTCAGATCGGCGGAGGTGTGCGGCTGGCCCGGGCCGAACCCCACCAGGCTCGTCGTCTGCGGCACGAAGCTCGTGCCGTTGGAAAACGCCACCTGCACGTGGCCGGCTTGATTGTCCGACAACGCAATGTCGGTGAAGCCGTCGCCATTGAAGTCGCCGACCAGCGGCTCGTGGTTGGTCGTGCCCAGGGTGAGCATGAAGGTGTCGCGCGCGACGAACCCCGTGGGCGTAGCCAAGGCGATGGACCATTGCCCGGCTTTATACGTGCCGATGTCGGTTTTACCGTCGCCGTTGAAATCCCCGGTGAAGGGGGTGTCCCCTTCAAAGGGCATGCCGCTGCCGAAGGTAATCGCCGGCGGGGTGCCGGTTTGGAAGCTAGTCCCGGTGGAGACGGCGAATTGCCACGCGCCCAGCTTGAAGACCGCGATGTCGGTTTTGCCGTCGCCGTTCCAGTCGCCTAGCAGCGGGGTGTGCTGGCTCGTGCCAAAGCCGCTGAGCCACGCGCCGGTCGTCAGGCCTGGGCAGCTTTGGGCGCAGGAGACGGTCCACGACCCGGCCGCCGGGTCGAAATTGAGGAATTCGGCGGTGCCGTTGCCGTCCACGTCGCCGGTGAGCAGAAATTTTAAGTTGGCCGAGGCGGTCGTGACGGGGTATGCCGGCGCGGTGGTGGAGGCATAGGTGAACGCGGTCGCAGGAAGGCTCGTCGTCCCATCGGTGCCGAACTGCACAAAACCCGTCAGGAGCGAACGGCCGGTGCGGGCACTGGCCGTGTAGGCGAGTTGATACCGGCGCGCCAGCGATACAGCGCCGCTGACCGTCGCCTTGGCCTCGATGGTCTTCAGGCGCTTGGCCGTGGTGATGGGAAACCCGCTGCGGTAGCTCAGCTCCGCATCCGGCCGGGCCTCCAGGGTGAAATCCACCTGGTTGGACGGGGCCAGGCCGGTGGGCTCATGGCCCGTGTAGCGGATCTGTGAGAGGTAGAGCTGGCCTTGATCGGTGGCATAGCTATACGTCACCGTATTCCCGTGCACATCACTTACCTTGTCCAGCGCCCACCGGAAGGCTTTCCCCGTTGAGACGATCTGTGACGCGGCGGTTTGGCCGAAGAGGTAGCGGGTACCGGATTTGTCACGCGCTTCCCAGCCGCTCGTGCCCTTGGACTCCACGCGCAAGAACAGCCCCTCATCCTTGGCCCGGTAGGTGCCGTCGGGGATCTGCACCAGGTCGGAGGCCACCCCCTGGAACACGAAGGAGAAGACGTCGGAACCATCGTACTTGGGCACGCCGTTCTTGGTGCTGCGCTCGATGTACCCGGCATCCAGGCTCCACCCCACACCCAGCCATCCGTTGCGGCTGGAGGAGGCGTAGGCCAGCGCCAGGCTGGGTTGCAGCCCTTTGCGCCCCGGCGGAAGGGCGATCGGGACCGACGTGGTTGCCCGGCCGGTAAAGAGATCCGGTTGGAAGTTCTGGATGATGCTCATCTGCGGCGGGGGCGCGCTGCCGGCGGAGGCGGTGGCCGACCCCAGGTGCGACGCGTCGGCGCGGGGCGGGAACACCAACTGGCCGGCCACGACGGCCGCCGCCGTCAGTCCAGCCAACGCTCGTCGAGAAACGGGCGAAGCAGCTCGCAGCATCAGGGTCTCCATATGGGCAGAAGGGTCCACAGGTCGTTCCGTCTAGCCCTACCACCCAGCCCAAGATGCTGTCAAGATAATTTTTCACTATATGAAAAATAATATTGACAGATGAGAAAACATGATTTAACGTCGTAGCAACGGGCGCTAGCGGCGCGGAAGCGGGAACGGCACAACCGAAGGAGCGTGAATGAAACGTGTTGTCATCCTGGGGTTCTGTTGCAGCCTGATGGCCGCCGGACCGGCCATGGCGCAACAACCGGACGTGCACAGTTTCGACCTTGGGCCGGAGGTCTATTATTTCAACTATGAGGAGCCCGGCGTGATGGAGGAAGACGGGGTCTTCTACGGCGTAACAGCGGATTACCACTATCACAACACGCTTATGCTGGGATTGGAGGGCCGGTTCGCCTACGGGAGTGTAGACTACACCTCGCCTGGGAGCGGCAGCATTGACGACATTGACGACTTTGTCATCGAAACACGCGGTACGGCTGGCTGGGATTGGACCCTAAACGACCGCGTCCTACTAACACCCTTCGGCGGGTTCGGCTACCGATACCTCAACGACGACACGAGCGGACGGACCAGCACGACCGGCGCGGCAGGATATGAGCGCGAGTCCAATTACTATTACTCCCCGTTCGGGCTGGCGATGCGCTGGACCGGTCAGCGTGGGTGGAGCGTCAGCGTCTCAGGCGAATACGATCTCTTCTGGAGCGGCAAGCAAATCAGCCACCTCAGCGACGCCGTCTCCACCTTGAACGATCTTGAAAATACCCAGGAGGGCGGATACGGGACCCGCACATCCCTTGCCGTGGAGAAGACAGGCCAACGGATTGACTGGGTGTTCGAGGCCTTCTGGCGCTATTGGGACATCGAGGAGTCGAATGCCGCGCCTCTTACGCTGTCCGGGACCGTCATCGGCGTCGGCTTCGAGCCGGCCAACGATACGTACGAATTAGGCGGGCGAATCACCGCGCGGTTTTAATCAGAGCGAGCGCATGAAACTGCTGAGGCGAGCGGCCACTCCACGGCGCCTAGGCGGAGTCCTGCTACTCAGCCTGGCGCTGGCCGGCTGCGCGATCAAGACACCGCACTTGGCGATCACGCAGTGGCCGATTGAAGCCCGCGCCGCCTATTATCAGGATCCGCTGCCCTACCGCGTGGCCGTGCTGCCGTTTGAGGACCACCGCCCCGCCAACGAGCGCGCCGGACAGCGCGCGCCCGCCACGTTTTTGCTGCTGTGGAACCGGCGGGTCGGAGATTACTACACCGGGGACCATGTCTTTGGCGGCAACGTGCGCGCTCAACTGGCGCAAGAACTGGCTGCCTACCTGCGCGCCGCCAATGCGTTTACCGACGTGAACTACTACCCCGCCACGGAATCTACGGCGTCACCAGCTCAAGCGCAGATCCAGCAGCTTGGGCGGTCGGCCGGAGCGGACTATCTCCTGACGACGGACCTCCAGCACTTCTTCGGCAGCCAGCACCAGGAATTTTCGATGTTTCTGCTGCCGCTCTATTTCCTGAGCATGTTCGGATGGCAGGAAGGCAAGGGCCTGCCCTGGGGCCGAACCGTCATGGTCTGCTCGCTGTATGACGCCGGCCAGGGAGAGCTGGTCTGGCGCCACCGAATTGAAACCGACGAGACGCTGCCCACGGAACGCGACTCGATGGCCGAAGCGGCGCTGGAGTCGTTTGCGCTCGCCGCCGGCCAGGTGGCGACGGAAATACGCAACGCCTCGTGGCATGACCAGCAGAGAACGGGAGGAACACCATGAAGATGACGATTCAACAGCGCGAAAAAAAAGAGAACCGGTACGGTTTTGCGGTTTCGGTTTTTGCCTAGCTGGAGCGAAGATGGTAGGAGGCGGCACTTGACGATACAACTAAAAAGTTGTATCCTTACCAGTGGAGAGAGGGTAGGTGGCTGAGTACACCGCGTACTATTTCCAGACTGAAGGCAGGCGATCGCCGGTTGAGGAGTTTATCAATGAGCTGGACCCAGCGACACAACGGAAGTTTTTCTTCAAGCGCAGCTTGTTGGAAGAGTTCGGCCCCCGCTTGCCGCAACCACATGCCAAAAGGCTTGGGGACCGCCTCTACGAGCTGCGCTTTGAAACCCCGGCGGGTCACATGCGAGTGTTCTACTTCTTTGAAGGTAAGCGGATTATCTTGGTGCATGCCATGAAGAAGAAAACCCAGAAACTGCCGGCTCAAGAGCTGGCGATTGCCAGGCAGCGGAGGGATGCGTATTTCGGGGACAGCGGATGAAACGGGAGAGAGCGCCATGGCAACATCCCGCAGGCTGAAATCGGTTGAGGAACATCTCCAGGAGAAGCGGCGACATCCTTCATTTCGTGAGCTCCAGGAATTGGATGAAGAGAAGCTGAAGGTGGCGAACGTCATCATCAATGAACGCGTCCGCCAGAAACTGTCCCAAACCACCCTGGCACGACGGTTGGGCGTCACCCAGCAGCAGGTCTCAAA is part of the Candidatus Omnitrophota bacterium genome and harbors:
- a CDS encoding glycohydrolase toxin TNT-related protein (This protein contains a domain related to Tuberculosis Necrotizing Toxin, which is the C-terminal effector domain of outer membrane channel protein CpnT, and which has a lethal NAD+-glycohydrolase activity.) is translated as MLRAASPVSRRALAGLTAAAVVAGQLVFPPRADASHLGSATASAGSAPPPQMSIIQNFQPDLFTGRATTSVPIALPPGRKGLQPSLALAYASSSRNGWLGVGWSLDAGYIERSTKNGVPKYDGSDVFSFVFQGVASDLVQIPDGTYRAKDEGLFLRVESKGTSGWEARDKSGTRYLFGQTAASQIVSTGKAFRWALDKVSDVHGNTVTYSYATDQGQLYLSQIRYTGHEPTGLAPSNQVDFTLEARPDAELSYRSGFPITTAKRLKTIEAKATVSGAVSLARRYQLAYTASARTGRSLLTGFVQFGTDGTTSLPATAFTYASTTAPAYPVTTASANLKFLLTGDVDGNGTAEFLNFDPAAGSWTVSCAQSCPGLTTGAWLSGFGTSQHTPLLGDWNGDGKTDIAVFKLGAWQFAVSTGTSFQTGTPPAITFGSGMPFEGDTPFTGDFNGDGKTDIGTYKAGQWSIALATPTGFVARDTFMLTLGTTNHEPLVGDFNGDGFTDIALSDNQAGHVQVAFSNGTSFVPQTTSLVGFGPGQPHTSADLSEDDRSDVLYYDRAAGRIRLAVSTGAGFTDQGTLAPVFTQTSTSDVLQIGDFNGDGLMDFAVFNTTSGSTQLALSQGVALDLLTNVANGLGGTTTLAYQPSTQLSNTRLPFITQVVNEVTIGDGLGHTYRTTYQYDGGVYDAPTKEFRGFAAATVVDAENNTTRTTFLQDEHEKGRPAQSEFRDATGTLWTKSLTTWSCSEMYPGVHFTRLDQTDSFTYDGDATFRQTRSRFTYDAYGNVTQTIEDGDVGVTGDERTSTSAFTLNPTAWILNRPAVVQTLDAAGVVIAQRRFYYDGASSTAALPTLGDLTREEEWLNAPTEQWLATSLAYDAYGNVAGVTDALGRTTANTYDAGGTYLTRIQNALGHSRQLAYDARLGQVTSSTDQNNQTTTTEYDALGRVTNVIGPLDTAALPTMSYAYDLSTVPSKTSVSTRIQSGQPAMLTVHAFADGLGRTIQTRAPAEDPAKQVVTGAVELNSRGLAVKQWVSYLSTASTAYVPIASESSFSTLAFVSSTYDPLGRTLTVTEPDGSVSSTSYSDWTVTATDALGHQTRRASDAYGRLVTVEELNPPNTYTTRYQYDAANRLTRVTDHAGNATVMAYDSLGRKLSMDDPDMGHWTYGYDAVDNLTNQTDARGVVINFAYDALNRLTQKSYTIPSPSTLDPSPPVTYAYDDAQQSFATGKLTSVADGSGSSRFIYDQLGRLITETKILDGTTYTIQRAYDLPGRLTTLTYPDGDTAAYTYNAQGGIETVMLHTADSTQQTEVIQDIQYNAAGQVTKIHYGNGTVSDYTYNPQTLRLSSLVTRHSSLGTTLQDFSYTFDALGNVTAITDRAHTGTQSFQYDALNRLTRAVGAYGVLNYAYDPLGNMTSKEGMGMTYGLQGGAKPHAITSTSNGLALTYDANGNLLVKDFTQSPSHSFTQSLFSYDADNRLIEVQTAPEETATLTFQPGWNFVSLPVLPDDAHISAVLPNFSADFEQVAWFDAAVETPDNQRFQHFVNDPVFNDFDTFEYGQGYQVYCKNPQGVTITLRGKLPMQPTSTTLLPGWHLVPAHSTQPTALSTIFSSIDAAQILKYDAALSSLTPATEIQPGAAYFVQVATASTWTPPLPRDPTTRFVYDGDGGRVKQVTASGTTRFLGESLEIAPDGLQTKYVFTGSQRIAAKDSTGTLRFYHSDHLGSSNLITDGAGQVVELAEHTPYGALHRREGSANVPQKFTGQRADASTGLYFYHARYYDPTLGRFTQPDTFVQDPSDPQTLNRYAYVRNNPINFVDPSGHFFWFIAAVIHAIVEYAIAHAAQLIITAAAAVVSATISANQREEKSSPTTSQAFVSSSRSAGKSPGQTWSNVATNPAVAQGASFIAGFVPIAGELQDGVATFVGVDVFTGERLPLGWRLASGAALFIPFVGAVQIRQGVRALNELVPNGAKYIYDATVRRYRHVTSGRFVAGRNLPFPANEGFRIRNRGTLKPGQMIDRYGSPHGGFASDVGASISSRGLPPGSEALEYHRYRVMHPLNVEMGPAAAVPEFAATGGAKQYLFDRPISELVDEGYLR
- a CDS encoding porin family protein; the protein is MKRVVILGFCCSLMAAGPAMAQQPDVHSFDLGPEVYYFNYEEPGVMEEDGVFYGVTADYHYHNTLMLGLEGRFAYGSVDYTSPGSGSIDDIDDFVIETRGTAGWDWTLNDRVLLTPFGGFGYRYLNDDTSGRTSTTGAAGYERESNYYYSPFGLAMRWTGQRGWSVSVSGEYDLFWSGKQISHLSDAVSTLNDLENTQEGGYGTRTSLAVEKTGQRIDWVFEAFWRYWDIEESNAAPLTLSGTVIGVGFEPANDTYELGGRITARF
- a CDS encoding type II toxin-antitoxin system RelE/ParE family toxin translates to MAEYTAYYFQTEGRRSPVEEFINELDPATQRKFFFKRSLLEEFGPRLPQPHAKRLGDRLYELRFETPAGHMRVFYFFEGKRIILVHAMKKKTQKLPAQELAIARQRRDAYFGDSG
- a CDS encoding helix-turn-helix transcriptional regulator, whose product is MATSRRLKSVEEHLQEKRRHPSFRELQELDEEKLKVANVIINERVRQKLSQTTLARRLGVTQQQVSKLENGEFDNLATLQKVLSILGYHVRVSAVPLHREAHSHSSSN